The Verrucomicrobiia bacterium genome includes a region encoding these proteins:
- a CDS encoding YopX family protein, with translation MRENLFRGKRVDNGEWAYGSYHCCEGAIRGPGNTVININKHWILERRVPDYVGWDIRDSFIAREVEPATVSQFTGLKDKNGVDIYDGDIVTMDSYPFFDNDIPNYIGTVEWIFNAWQLVLYCVNPLKSGISGGVNGNIEDEKQTQFQIIGNTHDNPDLLKTKQK, from the coding sequence ATGAGAGAAAATCTTTTTCGCGGAAAGCGAGTAGATAATGGGGAATGGGCGTATGGCAGTTATCATTGCTGTGAAGGCGCTATTCGGGGCCCAGGAAACACCGTCATCAATATTAACAAGCATTGGATTTTAGAGCGACGCGTACCTGATTATGTGGGATGGGACATTCGTGATTCCTTTATCGCGCGAGAAGTTGAACCCGCAACCGTGAGCCAATTCACCGGCCTTAAAGACAAGAACGGTGTAGATATTTATGATGGGGATATTGTTACCATGGATAGTTATCCGTTCTTCGACAATGATATTCCTAATTATATAGGAACGGTCGAATGGATTTTTAATGCATGGCAACTCGTTCTTTATTGTGTAAACCCTCTTAAAAGTGGTATTTCTGGCGGTGTTAATGGGAATATCGAAGATGAGAAACAAACTCAATTCCAGATCATCGGCAACACCCACGACAATCCTGACTTACTTAAAACCAAACAGAAATGA
- a CDS encoding DUF551 domain-containing protein, translated as MNGWSPYPYVQAHDIKGLELEFTDDCMFLRPKLISGIDNNNGWIRTDERLPENDDVVTVFEDNSQYDAWYNKDGKYWECPYEGAYSTNPSHWRPKEKYPKPIY; from the coding sequence GTGAACGGTTGGTCGCCTTACCCATATGTTCAGGCGCACGATATAAAGGGATTGGAGTTAGAATTTACAGACGATTGTATGTTTCTTAGGCCCAAACTAATCTCTGGTATCGATAACAACAACGGCTGGATAAGAACAGACGAACGGTTGCCGGAGAATGATGATGTTGTTACTGTTTTTGAGGATAACTCTCAATATGATGCTTGGTATAACAAAGATGGAAAATATTGGGAATGCCCTTATGAGGGCGCGTATTCCACAAACCCTTCTCACTGGCGACCAAAAGAAAAATACCCAAAACCAATTTATTAA
- a CDS encoding recombination protein NinG: MKEGKCLDCDYNGPLIAGRCQSHYKRHRAAVNKKKPETIEVRSIQKYNNRSISWLIKKATQVFNKYIRERDSNGDSFTCISCGELKSLKQIQAGHYLSAGHNGVVRFNEDNVHAQCIRCNTYLSGNQLKYRENLIKKIGSERLELLERIAKQSGHRWDRFGLIHLIETYKQKIKDYDIR, from the coding sequence ATGAAAGAGGGCAAATGCCTTGACTGTGACTATAACGGGCCGCTGATAGCTGGTAGGTGCCAAAGTCATTATAAACGGCACAGAGCGGCTGTAAATAAGAAGAAACCGGAAACGATAGAGGTCAGGTCAATTCAAAAATACAACAACCGTTCAATCAGCTGGCTGATAAAAAAAGCTACCCAGGTATTCAACAAGTACATCCGGGAAAGAGACAGCAACGGAGATTCATTTACCTGTATTTCCTGCGGGGAACTCAAATCATTAAAGCAGATCCAGGCCGGACATTATTTGTCCGCAGGGCATAACGGAGTAGTAAGGTTCAACGAAGATAACGTGCATGCCCAATGCATCAGATGTAATACGTATTTGAGCGGGAACCAATTGAAATACCGGGAGAACCTGATTAAAAAAATAGGGTCGGAAAGGTTGGAATTACTTGAAAGGATAGCCAAGCAATCAGGGCACCGCTGGGATCGGTTTGGATTGATCCATTTGATTGAGACGTACAAACAAAAAATTAAGGATTATGACATTCGATGA
- a CDS encoding NUMOD4 domain-containing protein, whose product MRNFIYGYVAYNYLTGTFSFIPEEWRPIKGYEGLYEVSNMGRVRSKQRPILMKNKKTRVQRGQPMKHFISSTGYFAVRLSNQGGCRNKLIHRLVAEAFICNPYNKPQVNHLDGDKQNPIINNLEWSTPEENMRHAYNYGLMNLPMGEGHCWHNVFGGMHPAAKSVIDTVSGHIYPSLRDAARSVGMNYSTLACKLNGSRGNDTTLMYSDQWHDAQDKTFGPNSYLFKRI is encoded by the coding sequence ATGCGTAATTTCATATACGGATATGTAGCTTATAACTACTTAACCGGCACATTCTCTTTTATTCCGGAAGAATGGCGTCCCATAAAAGGATATGAGGGTCTTTATGAAGTATCCAATATGGGGAGGGTTAGATCGAAACAAAGGCCCATATTGATGAAAAATAAAAAGACGAGGGTTCAGAGGGGGCAGCCAATGAAACATTTTATAAGCTCTACCGGGTATTTTGCGGTTAGATTGAGTAATCAGGGCGGTTGTAGAAATAAATTAATCCACAGACTGGTGGCGGAAGCGTTTATCTGTAATCCATATAACAAGCCACAGGTTAACCATTTAGATGGAGACAAACAAAACCCAATTATAAATAACCTCGAATGGTCAACCCCAGAAGAGAATATGCGGCATGCTTACAATTACGGGCTCATGAATCTTCCGATGGGGGAAGGCCACTGCTGGCATAATGTTTTCGGAGGCATGCACCCAGCCGCCAAATCGGTAATCGATACTGTGAGCGGCCATATTTACCCATCATTAAGAGATGCCGCAAGGTCAGTGGGTATGAATTATAGCACATTGGCATGTAAGCTAAACGGAAGCAGAGGCAACGATACGACGCTCATGTATAGTGATCAATGGCACGACGCCCAGGATAAGACATTTGGACCCAACTCATACTTATTTAAACGAATATGA